The following is a genomic window from Methylomarinum vadi.
ATTATGAAGATATTCACGGTGCCGGCAACTTCATGCGCAGCGCGACACTCAAGGCGCTGGCCATTCATACGGCCGATGAGGCGGGGGACGCCGATGGCCCGGATTACGCCTTTGGATGGGGCCTGTTGAACACCAAAACTGCTGCTAAAGTGATTTCCGAGGACGGCGTAAGCAATCCCAATTACAGGATCATTGAAGGAAGTCTCGCTAACGGGATTACCGACACTTTTCAGATCGATGTTAGCGAAGATGATTCTCTGATAACCGCGACGCTGGTTTGGACGGATCCTCCCGGCACGCCGGCCGCGCCGGCATTGGATCCTTCCGATCTCATGTTAGTCAATGATTTGGATCTACGAATCATAAGGGGACCTTCAACCTATCTACCCTGGGTGTTGGATCCCGCTAACCCCGCCGCGGCTGCGACCAACGGCGACAATTTTCGGGACAATGTTGAGCAGGTGGAGATCGCAAGCGCCGGGACGGGTACGTATACACTTGAAGTCAGCCATAAAAGCACCTTGCAAAATGGTCCTCAGAATTATTCTCTTATCATCAGTGTTATACCCGCTCCGCCTAACGGATCGTCTCTGTTCATCGATGAAGATTTCTCCGGCGGTCTACCTGCCGGCTGGTCGGTGGAAACCGCCGGCGGCGTTAGCTGGGAGGTCGCGGCACCGGTTCCGGGAGATCCATGGTTGGATAAATTGACTGGAGGTAGCGGCCAATTCGCTATGGCGAACGCCAGTTCATACAATTTATACACTACCTCGTTGGTGACCCACTCGTTGGATCTCTCTGCCGCGACGGGAGTGGCTTTGCGCTTCAACAGCTACTTTAGCTTTTATTTATTAGAATCGATCAATGTCGATGTCAGCACCAATGGCGGAACGAGCTGGAATAACGTGTGGTCGTTTCAAGGCTTTGCAATTCCAACTATAGTCAGCCTGGATATTACCGGGGCCGCCGCCGGTCACGCCGACGTCAAGCTAAGGTTTCGTTATGATAATTCGGCTTTATCGGATTACGCCTATCTTTGGCAGATCGACAACGTGCAGTTGGAGGCCTATGGGATAGCGCCGCCTCCTCCGGCCGACCCGCCTGGGCCGGCATCGAACCCGTCTCCGGCAAATGGAAGCAACGGCATAGGGGTTAATTCAAATGTGACATGGTCTGCCGGATCCCTGACTACCTCTCATGATATATATTTTGGCACCGACAGCACGCCAGACGCCAGCGAGTACCAAGGAAACCAGGTTGGCACCTCATTCGTCCCTGGGACCCTCGCCTATTCGACCACTTATTATTGGAGGGTCGATGAAATCAATGAAAATGGGACGACTACAGGGGCGACTTGGAGCTTTACCACCGAGGCGGCTCCATCGGCAAATACAGCGCCCACGGCTTCGTTCGATTATTTGTGCAAAAAAACGGTTTGTACCTTTACCGATGCGAGTACGGATCCGGACCTGGGCGATGCTATTCAACAATGGAGTTGGGATTTTGGGGATGGGAGTTCGTCGACAGAACAAAACCCGACACACACTTATCCTGCAACCGGCGTTGCCTATACAGTGTCCCTAACAGTCAGGGATAATAGCGGATCTGAAAATTCTGCGAACGCGGCATTGACTCTGAGTAACAAAAATAAGCCCGTGAATGGATCGAGTGGAAGCTCAGGTGGGGGCGATTCAGGTACAGTTGCGGCGGAAAAAGGCCGAAATAAATGTGGAGACGGGATTGATAATGACGGCGATGGACTGATTGACGGAGCGGATCCCGATTGCCAATGAGTACTAAGGAACTTGATTTCGACAGCGAATTAATTCCATCAGTATGCAAGATGGCGTATCCTTCGTAGATTAAAATTCGGCGTCAAATTGGATGGTCGCCGAATCAAAATCGAGTAACAAGGAAGATGTCATAATGGCGCGCCCGAGAGGATTCGAACCTCTGGCCTCAGCCTCCGGAGGGCTGCGCTCTATCCAGCTGAGCTACGGGCGCTAAAAGAAATGAAGGACAATTATACTGGATTTTCGGGAAATGTGCTTGGGCATTTACCCTCCAGCCGAAAGGCCGACAATGATAATCTCTGGAGGGTAAATATTCAAGGCAGGGCGATTAAAAAAAGGGCCTTAAAATACCGATAGAATCTGCGCCTGAATCTTTTCCGCCATTTCCTTGCGATTTGCGGCATCCCGGATCGGCCGGCCGACGACGATGTAATCGGCGCCGTTCTGGAAGGCCTGCTCGACGCTGACGACGCGTTTCTGGTCGTCGTCCTCGCGGTTGTCCACCGGTCTGACGCCCGGCGTGATGACCAACAAGCGGTTATCGAGTTCTTTACGGATCATCGCCACTTCCAAGCCGGAAGAAACGATGCCGTCGCAGCCGATCTGCAAGGCGCGTTTGGCGCGTGACAGCACCAATTCCTTGATGTCGCATTGAAAACCCAGATCGTCCAAGTCGCCGCGGTCCAGGCTG
Proteins encoded in this region:
- a CDS encoding S8 family serine peptidase — encoded protein: MKFKVGLGLTLIIAFFSVSFQTAARNAVVSATNKTKLQALAKQLKERSDIDYQKVREAAKLMGIPVRQELPNGKVLEFQRISPATGPAFYITNNIDAADTVSTDEVWPGGSAGLNLEGTGMTVGEWDAGAVQADHWDLYPRVTQKDGATTISDHSTHVAGTLIASGEVLDPRVKGMAYAAQLDAWDWNFDSSEMAGAAAGGLLLSNHSYGIAAGWIYLGGAAPDEWWWIGGTGTEDPNFGYYDSQAQLWDQIAFDAPYYLIVKAAGNDRWDTGPAAGEEYTVIDQDGNTLGTSTEQREPDCAPAGYDCLPTHSVAKNILTVGAVDDLVDGYLPLAGASQVSMLPFSSWGPTDDGRIKPDVVGNGWLLLSTYPSNTYAAAIGTSMAAPNVTGSLLLLQEHYEDIHGAGNFMRSATLKALAIHTADEAGDADGPDYAFGWGLLNTKTAAKVISEDGVSNPNYRIIEGSLANGITDTFQIDVSEDDSLITATLVWTDPPGTPAAPALDPSDLMLVNDLDLRIIRGPSTYLPWVLDPANPAAAATNGDNFRDNVEQVEIASAGTGTYTLEVSHKSTLQNGPQNYSLIISVIPAPPNGSSLFIDEDFSGGLPAGWSVETAGGVSWEVAAPVPGDPWLDKLTGGSGQFAMANASSYNLYTTSLVTHSLDLSAATGVALRFNSYFSFYLLESINVDVSTNGGTSWNNVWSFQGFAIPTIVSLDITGAAAGHADVKLRFRYDNSALSDYAYLWQIDNVQLEAYGIAPPPPADPPGPASNPSPANGSNGIGVNSNVTWSAGSLTTSHDIYFGTDSTPDASEYQGNQVGTSFVPGTLAYSTTYYWRVDEINENGTTTGATWSFTTEAAPSANTAPTASFDYLCKKTVCTFTDASTDPDLGDAIQQWSWDFGDGSSSTEQNPTHTYPATGVAYTVSLTVRDNSGSENSANAALTLSNKNKPVNGSSGSSGGGDSGTVAAEKGRNKCGDGIDNDGDGLIDGADPDCQ